The following coding sequences lie in one Vicinamibacterales bacterium genomic window:
- a CDS encoding helix-turn-helix transcriptional regulator has translation MTRAKAHDFLPLKPVDLELLLALASEDRHGYGLVQAIAAHTNGLVVLDPGNLYRVIKRLLAGGLVAEADHRSPADEGEERRRYYRITPLGGRVLAAELERLQSIVTDASARALARRWTS, from the coding sequence ATGACGCGGGCCAAGGCGCACGACTTCCTGCCGCTCAAACCGGTCGACCTCGAGCTGCTGCTGGCGCTCGCCTCCGAAGATCGCCACGGCTACGGACTGGTCCAGGCAATCGCGGCACACACCAACGGTCTGGTGGTCCTCGATCCCGGCAACCTCTATCGGGTCATCAAGCGGCTGCTCGCCGGCGGCCTGGTGGCGGAAGCGGACCACCGATCCCCCGCCGACGAGGGGGAGGAGCGGCGGCGCTATTACCGGATCACGCCGCTGGGCGGGCGCGTGCTCGCCGCCGAGCTGGAGCGGCTGCAATCGATCGTGACGGACGCGTCGGCGCGCGCGCTGGCCCGGCGCTGGACGTCGTGA
- a CDS encoding response regulator transcription factor produces the protein MRRVLLVDDHPIVREGIARILALRIPGLQIAEAEDGPRAMEQLRQSAFDLVLLDLTLPGDSGLSLLRRLRREFVVPILVVSMHPVDQFAQRALQAGAAGYVAKDSDPDEVIRAVSTALAGGRHVPAELQEAARLEEAPPPHGALSDREYQVLRMIGAGRTVSEIATELGLSVKTVSTYRARILEKLQLRTSAELIHYAVVNKLVS, from the coding sequence GTGCGTAGGGTGCTGCTGGTGGACGACCACCCGATCGTGCGTGAAGGGATCGCGCGCATCCTGGCGCTGCGCATCCCCGGCCTGCAGATCGCGGAGGCCGAGGACGGCCCGCGGGCGATGGAGCAGCTGCGTCAGTCCGCCTTCGATCTCGTGCTGCTGGATTTGACGCTGCCGGGCGACAGCGGCCTGTCGCTGCTGCGCCGCCTGCGGCGCGAGTTCGTGGTGCCGATTCTGGTCGTCAGCATGCATCCCGTCGATCAGTTCGCGCAGCGGGCGCTGCAGGCGGGCGCCGCCGGCTACGTTGCCAAGGACAGCGATCCCGACGAAGTGATCCGCGCGGTGAGCACCGCGCTGGCCGGCGGCCGCCACGTTCCGGCGGAACTGCAGGAAGCGGCCCGGCTCGAGGAAGCGCCGCCGCCGCACGGGGCGCTCTCGGATCGCGAGTATCAGGTGCTGCGGATGATCGGCGCCGGGCGCACGGTCTCCGAGATCGCCACGGAGCTGGGCCTGAGTGTGAAGACCGTCAGCACCTACCGCGCGCGCATCCTGGAGAAGCTGCAGCTTCGCACCAGCGCCGAGCTCATTCACTACGCGGTCGTCAACAAGCTCGTCTCGTAA
- a CDS encoding ATP-binding protein, which translates to MTAALTRRARPESAGERYTAALDSLTAALQDGVMAETDDGRVAVVNPAFCRMFGIPHPSHAVGRQAEALREELWGNLIADVESYRALTRRLRDRREPQLGYEVRLTDGRVMSRDYVPLDGPKGSVAHLWHYRDITTAKDLERRLRQSRTQLRQFAAHAEQRREEERRQLARTLHDELGQLFSSLRLELGAAIAAFREAAAPEMRPVVDRLQAAAGLTDVGVASLRQLTTSLRPPILDHLGLLPAIRWEASIFSKRTGIRTQVRARPASMAFDEAQVTALYRILLAALDNIARHAGAGTVWITLSRQRGVTMMEIRDNGRGITEAQIAGPNTMGLLGMRERALALGGEVRITRGPRSGTRLLVILPDGDAAGA; encoded by the coding sequence GACGGCCGCGTCGCTGTCGTCAATCCGGCGTTCTGCCGCATGTTCGGCATCCCGCATCCGTCGCACGCGGTCGGGCGCCAGGCGGAGGCGCTTCGTGAGGAGCTCTGGGGCAACCTCATCGCCGACGTCGAGAGCTATCGCGCGCTGACGCGCCGGCTGCGCGACCGCCGCGAGCCGCAGCTCGGATACGAAGTGCGGCTGACCGACGGGCGCGTCATGAGCCGCGACTACGTTCCGCTCGACGGCCCGAAGGGGAGCGTCGCCCACCTGTGGCACTACCGCGATATCACGACCGCCAAGGATCTGGAGCGCCGACTGCGTCAATCCCGCACACAGCTGCGGCAGTTCGCGGCGCATGCGGAGCAGCGCCGCGAGGAAGAGCGCCGGCAGCTCGCCCGGACGCTGCACGATGAGCTCGGCCAGCTGTTTTCGAGCCTGCGGCTGGAGCTCGGCGCGGCGATCGCGGCGTTCAGGGAAGCGGCGGCGCCGGAGATGCGGCCGGTGGTCGATCGCCTGCAGGCGGCGGCCGGGCTGACCGACGTGGGCGTGGCATCGCTGCGGCAGCTCACCACGTCGCTGCGGCCGCCGATCCTCGATCACCTGGGGCTGCTTCCGGCGATCCGCTGGGAAGCGTCGATTTTCAGCAAGCGGACCGGGATTCGGACGCAGGTTCGCGCCCGACCGGCGTCGATGGCGTTCGACGAGGCGCAGGTGACCGCCTTGTATCGCATCCTGCTGGCGGCCCTCGACAACATCGCGCGGCACGCCGGCGCCGGCACGGTGTGGATCACCCTGTCCCGGCAGCGCGGCGTCACCATGATGGAGATCCGCGACAACGGCCGCGGGATCACCGAAGCGCAGATCGCCGGCCCGAACACGATGGGGCTGCTCGGCATGCGCGAGCGTGCGCTGGCGCTCGGCGGCGAAGTGCGGATCACGCGCGGGCCGCGCAGCGGCACGCGGCTGCTCGTCATCCTCCCCGACGGAGACGCCGCGGGTGCGTAG